A region of Pseudomonas sp. Marseille-Q3773 DNA encodes the following proteins:
- a CDS encoding polymorphic toxin type 47 domain-containing protein: MVYPDKTQDRFNYDAEGRLLSFTDALNRRTRWDYNEAGLLHQRHNANDTTLTYHWDKLGQLVRLRNENNSEATFAYDPVGRLLKETGFDKQATDYLYDNGSDLPTRRLDGDRITHFDYDPMGRLVESNAGQRGGKEWETETFAYDGNGRLLLAENKDYKLQWFYDLAGNNTREHQHFKYMQQPKVAVFTHEYDALNLRVATTRPDGHRVSWLTYGSGHLLGLKFDDRELLSYQRDDLHREIGREQGNGLIQRQAWTANGQLLEQTLAHRGATKRIAARNYRYDESGQLTHVNDLNRGDTYYRYDPVGRLLEATHNDSKETFAFDPASNLLDPDAPPGPNPHSPRKINDNVLRSYCGTQYRYDERGNLLERIENGKTGHFTWDLYNRLRRYEDDRLIVSFAYDALGRRLYKNSRAKYRDRPQAGPLWNENARRQRDEELGCGFTWFTWDGDTLATECRDQKERGGSTTHYVFEPGTFIPVAQAVANTVLDLLPQPLYGDHYSIDRDPVWQHKPTPRPIDTFAWYQCDQLGTPMELTDGDGDVAWRGKYKAWGLVKETQREKAKLKTFENSLRFQGQYFDIETDLHYNRHRYYIPHIGRYASKDPIGFAGDLNIYIYAPSPTQWLDPLGLAKLSHAGDFDKARRQAFSNAGMNDPEKVSFSKIDEKTGTVVEFKGAGGSKVAYDAPHADMDPKSGHDKPHIGWQTAGKRNKCGCAERGNITYDGPQHPHRSDQK; encoded by the coding sequence GTGGTATATCCCGACAAGACTCAGGACCGCTTCAACTATGACGCCGAAGGCCGACTGCTCAGCTTCACCGACGCGCTGAATCGACGCACCCGCTGGGACTACAACGAAGCCGGGCTGCTTCATCAACGCCACAACGCCAACGACACCACCCTCACCTACCACTGGGACAAGCTCGGCCAGCTGGTGCGCCTGCGCAACGAGAACAACAGCGAAGCCACTTTCGCCTACGACCCCGTAGGCCGTTTGCTCAAGGAGACGGGCTTTGACAAGCAGGCCACCGACTATCTCTACGACAACGGCAGTGACTTGCCTACCCGTCGCCTCGATGGCGACCGCATTACCCACTTCGACTACGACCCCATGGGCCGTTTGGTCGAAAGCAACGCTGGTCAGCGTGGCGGCAAAGAGTGGGAAACCGAAACCTTCGCTTACGACGGCAACGGCAGACTGCTGCTCGCCGAGAACAAGGACTACAAGCTGCAGTGGTTCTACGATCTTGCGGGTAACAATACCCGTGAGCACCAGCACTTCAAGTACATGCAGCAGCCGAAGGTCGCCGTGTTCACCCACGAATACGACGCCCTCAACCTTCGGGTTGCCACCACTCGGCCTGATGGCCACAGGGTCAGTTGGCTCACGTATGGCAGCGGGCACCTGCTTGGCCTCAAGTTCGATGATCGCGAACTGCTCAGCTACCAACGAGATGACCTGCACCGGGAAATCGGTCGAGAGCAGGGTAATGGCTTGATCCAGCGTCAAGCCTGGACCGCGAATGGCCAATTGCTCGAACAGACCTTGGCGCACCGTGGTGCCACCAAGCGCATCGCAGCTCGCAATTATCGATACGACGAAAGCGGCCAGCTTACCCATGTCAACGACCTGAACCGGGGTGACACGTACTACCGTTACGACCCAGTGGGCCGACTGCTCGAAGCCACCCACAACGACAGCAAGGAGACATTCGCCTTCGACCCGGCGAGCAACCTGCTGGATCCCGACGCGCCGCCTGGACCGAACCCGCACTCACCGCGCAAGATCAACGACAACGTGCTCCGCAGCTACTGCGGCACTCAGTATCGATACGACGAACGGGGCAACCTGCTGGAGCGGATCGAGAACGGCAAGACAGGTCATTTCACGTGGGACCTCTACAACCGGCTGCGGCGTTATGAAGATGATCGGCTGATCGTCAGTTTCGCCTATGACGCGTTGGGCCGTCGTCTATACAAGAACTCACGCGCCAAGTACCGGGATCGGCCTCAGGCAGGGCCATTGTGGAACGAGAACGCTCGACGGCAGCGGGATGAGGAACTGGGCTGCGGATTCACCTGGTTTACCTGGGACGGCGACACGCTTGCCACGGAATGCCGTGATCAGAAGGAACGGGGTGGCAGCACCACTCACTACGTGTTTGAGCCAGGGACGTTCATACCTGTAGCCCAAGCCGTGGCCAATACAGTTCTGGACCTCCTGCCACAGCCCCTCTATGGCGATCATTACAGCATTGATCGAGATCCGGTGTGGCAACACAAACCGACACCACGACCGATTGATACGTTTGCCTGGTATCAGTGCGATCAGCTCGGTACACCTATGGAGCTAACTGATGGAGATGGGGACGTTGCCTGGCGTGGAAAGTACAAGGCTTGGGGCCTAGTTAAAGAGACACAACGCGAAAAGGCAAAGCTAAAAACTTTTGAAAATTCATTGCGCTTTCAGGGGCAATATTTCGACATCGAAACTGATCTACATTACAACAGGCATCGATATTACATCCCACACATTGGACGATATGCCAGCAAGGACCCGATCGGGTTTGCAGGCGACTTAAATATCTATATTTACGCCCCAAGCCCAACACAATGGCTTGACCCATTAGGTCTTGCTAAGCTAAGCCATGCTGGTGATTTCGACAAAGCGAGACGACAAGCGTTTAGCAATGCCGGCATGAACGATCCAGAAAAAGTATCGTTCTCAAAAATTGATGAAAAAACCGGGACAGTAGTAGAGTTTAAGGGAGCAGGTGGAAGCAAGGTTGCTTATGATGCACCGCATGCTGACATGGATCCAAAGAGTGGGCATGACAAACCGCACATTGGCTGGCAAACGGCAGGAAAGCGAAACAAATGTGGATGCGCTGAGAGAGGAAACATAACATATGACGGACCTCAACATCCCCATCGCTCTGATCAAAAGTGA
- a CDS encoding RHS repeat-associated core domain-containing protein: MGRLVEQTLAHRGATRRIAARNYQYDESGQLTHINDLNRGDTYYRYDPVGRLLEATHNYSKETFAFDPASNLLDPDAPPGPNPHSPRKINDNVLRSYCGTQYRYDERGNLLERIENGKAGHFTWDLYNRLRRYEDDRLIVSFAYDALGRRLYKNSRAKYRDRPQAGPLWNGNARRQRDEELGCGFTWFTWDGDTLATECREQKERGGSTTHYVFEPGTFIPVAQAVTNTVLDLLPQPLYGDHYSIDRDPIWLHKPKAGPIDAFVWYQCDKLGTPMELTDEDGRIAWSGVYKSWGFAKEKRSDKARFVDIGNQLRFQGQYFDIETRLHYSRHRYYDANIGRFISTDPIGLDPYTYAPNPLEWIDPLGLAKVKPSGTPKQAQQKVRREQAPTEITRIDAPEKDVPKSQWHAHCPCGSGYNQDGSIHDKGKGEVTFSKKTIEWLNTHGWRIEK; encoded by the coding sequence ATGGGCCGTTTGGTCGAACAGACCTTGGCGCACCGTGGTGCCACCAGACGCATTGCGGCTCGCAATTATCAGTACGACGAAAGCGGCCAGCTTACCCATATCAATGACCTGAACCGGGGTGACACGTACTACCGTTACGACCCAGTGGGCCGACTGCTCGAAGCCACCCACAACTACAGCAAGGAGACATTCGCCTTCGACCCGGCGAGCAACCTGCTGGATCCCGACGCGCCGCCTGGACCGAACCCGCACTCACCGCGCAAGATCAACGACAACGTACTCCGCAGCTACTGCGGCACTCAGTATCGATACGACGAGCGCGGCAACCTGCTGGAGCGGATCGAGAACGGCAAGGCAGGTCATTTCACGTGGGACCTCTACAACCGGCTGCGGCGTTACGAAGATGATCGGCTGATCGTCAGTTTCGCCTATGACGCATTGGGCCGTCGTCTATACAAGAACTCACGCGCCAAGTACCGGGATCGGCCTCAGGCAGGGCCATTGTGGAACGGGAACGCTCGACGGCAGCGGGATGAGGAACTGGGCTGCGGATTCACCTGGTTTACCTGGGACGGCGACACGCTTGCCACGGAATGCCGTGAACAGAAGGAACGGGGTGGCAGCACCACTCACTATGTGTTTGAGCCAGGGACGTTCATACCTGTAGCCCAAGCTGTGACCAATACTGTCTTGGACCTCCTGCCACAGCCCCTGTATGGAGATCATTACAGCATCGATAGAGATCCGATCTGGCTGCACAAGCCCAAAGCAGGGCCGATTGATGCGTTTGTTTGGTATCAATGCGATAAGCTCGGTACGCCTATGGAGCTGACTGACGAAGATGGGCGGATAGCCTGGAGCGGAGTTTATAAGTCTTGGGGATTTGCTAAAGAAAAGCGAAGTGACAAAGCTCGATTCGTGGATATTGGAAATCAGTTGCGCTTTCAGGGACAGTACTTTGATATTGAGACAAGGCTACATTACAGCAGGCATAGATATTACGACGCGAATATTGGCCGATTCATCAGCACGGATCCGATTGGATTAGACCCATATACTTATGCACCCAATCCACTTGAGTGGATCGATCCACTAGGTCTGGCAAAAGTTAAACCAAGCGGCACGCCAAAACAAGCACAACAAAAAGTAAGAAGAGAACAAGCTCCCACGGAAATTACAAGAATTGACGCCCCGGAAAAGGACGTACCCAAAAGCCAATGGCATGCACATTGTCCCTGCGGCTCGGGGTACAACCAAGACGGATCCATTCACGACAAAGGAAAAGGAGAAGTCACATTCTCGAAAAAGACGATAGAATGGCTTAATACTCATGGTTGGAGAATTGAAAAATGA
- a CDS encoding RHS repeat-associated core domain-containing protein: protein MTAPSARPHETAVAPIREIPPEDIEESANNVDLWLRQLSENRLTLADLKMAAEFIPIANNIMAAVDAVSDMITLAENKNRTLLDWVSLGINLIGVIPVPPVMAFARKSLRPALHLAKQQVKANPKAAIGETIVTVLTGHLNATILGELENFVTFAEAELSQMLAKSGASAKALMLTIAKGIDDFLKGQLKHAPATKSDELSWLEEIAKHATLPLEVATVAALNSLSRLIPPYIKAIGFKYVALLRHLATEVEQSLKDLGNAQVANSIGHILLMLRNAAGRKRAQLNTSVPPTGIRQARGVSRQNELGAINRQPGPRQDAKPEKNGTCASTCHNITFARGSEQLIHTDFTLLGSFTVSWARNYRSSQSALDGGPLGARWISPYTVYFEITDEVLCYQAADGRSHSYPLPKVGKFHHDPVEEVVLVRTGERTLSLARGHALEEQYERVGDIFRLICIRQRGGASIALHYEHSHEGTQVLSDLLTYQNDQPHQHVQTQLDRTGRIESLWLMKAGEPVRQLAAYRYSDEGDLTTALDEHGRQWNYEYRHHLITRYTDRTGRAMNLEWLGEGPDAKAIHEWADDGSYEVRLEWDKHIRLTYVMDALGNETKHYYNIQGYTYRIVHPDGNEEWFFRDDAMNVVQHVHRDGSIDHYAYDERSNLLQHTRPDGTSVHHAYDDLDQRFKTRDAEGGLWRYDYDQRGNIIETTDPLENKTQYTYSSDNLPIAIIDANGGEKKLTYNHDGQLASYTDCSGKTTQWKYDALGQLTKLINAAGEVTEYHYDAGHLASVVHPDQTRDRFEYDAEGRLLSFTDALNRRTRWDYNEAGLLHQRHNANDTTLTYHWDKLGQLVRLRNENNSEATFAYDPVGRLLKETGFDKQATDYLYDNGSDLPTRRLDGDRITHFDYDPMGRLVESNAGQRGGKEWETETFAYDGNGRLLLAENKDCKLQWFYDLAGNNTREHQHFKYMQQPKVAVFTHEYDALNLRIATTRPDGHRVSWLTYGSGHLLGLKFDDRELLSYQRDDLHREIGREQGNGLIQRQTWTANGQLLEQTLVHRGATRRIAARNYRYDESGQLTHVNDLNRGDTYYRYDPVGRLIEARLNYNKETFAFDPASNLLDPDAPPGPNPHSPRKINDNVLRSYCGTQYRYDERGNLQERIENGKTGHFMWDLYNRLRRYEDDRLIVSFAYDALGRRLYKNSRSKYRDRPQAGPVWNENARRQRDEELGCGFTWYTWDGDTLATECRDQEELGGSTTHYVFEPGAFIPVAQAVINSTLELLPQPIYGDYYSIDRDPVWLHTPIATPIEAFAWYQCDQLGTPMELIDDEGKLAWSGIYKSWGSTEETRSDKAKRANIHNMLRFQGQYFDVETGLHYNRHRYYDTNLGRFISTDPIGFAGDLNVYTYTPNPTQWSDPLGLARVPPPAPGRPTLENTGGKFIPGPGSGHYKYWPQCNCKGYKDKGGDIWEPTDHNGTHAPHWDRQHPDGTHTPTYPVKTKGQK, encoded by the coding sequence ATGACCGCACCTTCCGCACGTCCACACGAGACGGCCGTCGCGCCTATCAGAGAGATCCCCCCGGAAGACATTGAAGAAAGTGCAAACAATGTTGACCTCTGGCTCAGGCAACTCAGCGAAAACAGGCTGACCCTCGCCGATCTGAAGATGGCTGCTGAGTTCATTCCCATCGCTAACAACATCATGGCGGCTGTTGACGCCGTCAGCGATATGATCACGCTCGCAGAGAACAAGAACAGAACGCTGCTCGACTGGGTCAGCCTCGGCATAAACCTGATCGGTGTAATTCCAGTCCCTCCCGTTATGGCCTTTGCAAGAAAGAGCCTTCGACCTGCCCTGCACCTAGCCAAGCAGCAGGTCAAAGCAAATCCGAAAGCAGCGATCGGCGAAACCATAGTAACCGTCCTGACCGGGCACCTGAACGCAACGATCCTCGGCGAGTTGGAGAACTTCGTCACCTTCGCAGAAGCCGAACTGTCGCAAATGCTTGCGAAAAGCGGCGCGTCTGCGAAGGCATTGATGCTTACGATCGCCAAGGGTATCGACGACTTCCTGAAAGGACAATTGAAGCATGCGCCGGCAACCAAAAGCGACGAACTTTCGTGGCTGGAGGAGATTGCAAAACATGCGACGCTTCCCCTGGAAGTCGCTACCGTTGCGGCGCTCAATAGCTTATCGCGACTGATCCCCCCTTACATAAAAGCCATTGGCTTCAAATACGTTGCATTACTTCGACACCTTGCTACCGAGGTGGAGCAAAGTCTCAAGGACCTTGGCAACGCTCAAGTAGCCAACAGCATTGGCCACATCCTGTTAATGCTGCGAAACGCCGCTGGGCGCAAACGTGCTCAGCTCAATACCAGTGTTCCTCCAACCGGCATAAGGCAAGCCAGAGGGGTTAGCCGCCAGAACGAACTGGGCGCGATCAACAGGCAGCCTGGCCCGAGGCAGGATGCAAAGCCCGAGAAGAATGGCACCTGCGCTAGTACATGCCACAACATCACTTTCGCGCGCGGCTCTGAACAGTTGATTCACACCGATTTTACGCTTCTTGGATCCTTCACAGTTTCTTGGGCACGCAACTACCGATCCAGTCAGTCCGCCCTTGACGGCGGCCCATTGGGTGCACGATGGATATCTCCCTACACTGTCTACTTTGAAATCACCGATGAAGTACTGTGCTACCAGGCTGCTGATGGTCGTTCCCACAGCTACCCACTGCCCAAAGTCGGAAAATTCCATCATGACCCCGTCGAAGAAGTCGTACTCGTTCGGACGGGCGAGCGAACGCTCTCACTCGCCAGAGGACATGCGCTCGAAGAGCAGTATGAGCGGGTCGGCGACATTTTCAGGCTCATCTGCATACGCCAGCGCGGCGGAGCCAGCATTGCCCTCCACTACGAGCATTCTCATGAAGGAACCCAAGTCCTCTCTGACTTGCTGACCTATCAGAACGACCAGCCCCATCAACACGTCCAAACTCAACTTGATCGTACTGGACGCATCGAGAGCTTGTGGTTGATGAAGGCGGGAGAGCCGGTTCGGCAGCTGGCCGCCTATCGCTACAGCGACGAAGGGGACCTGACAACTGCTCTTGATGAGCATGGCAGGCAGTGGAACTACGAGTATCGGCATCACTTGATCACCCGATACACCGACAGGACCGGCCGGGCAATGAACCTGGAATGGCTGGGCGAAGGACCTGATGCCAAAGCCATCCACGAATGGGCAGACGATGGCAGCTATGAGGTGCGCCTGGAGTGGGACAAGCACATCCGCCTTACCTACGTCATGGACGCCTTGGGCAACGAAACCAAGCACTACTACAACATTCAGGGCTACACCTATCGCATCGTCCACCCCGACGGCAACGAGGAATGGTTCTTCCGCGACGATGCCATGAACGTGGTCCAACATGTGCACCGCGACGGCAGCATTGACCACTATGCCTACGATGAGCGCAGTAACCTGCTGCAGCACACTCGTCCAGATGGCACCTCGGTCCACCACGCCTACGATGACCTCGACCAACGTTTTAAAACACGGGATGCCGAGGGGGGATTATGGCGATATGACTACGACCAACGCGGCAACATCATCGAAACCACAGACCCACTGGAGAACAAGACCCAGTACACCTACAGCAGCGACAACCTGCCCATTGCCATCATCGATGCCAACGGGGGCGAGAAGAAGCTCACGTACAACCATGACGGTCAGCTGGCTAGTTACACCGACTGCTCTGGCAAGACAACCCAATGGAAGTACGACGCGCTCGGCCAACTCACCAAGCTTATCAACGCTGCCGGTGAGGTAACCGAGTATCACTACGACGCAGGGCACCTCGCCAGTGTCGTCCATCCGGACCAGACCCGAGATCGCTTCGAATATGATGCTGAAGGCCGGCTGCTCAGCTTCACCGACGCGCTGAATCGACGCACCCGCTGGGACTACAACGAAGCCGGGCTGCTTCATCAACGCCACAACGCCAACGACACCACCCTCACCTACCACTGGGACAAGCTCGGCCAGCTGGTGCGCCTGCGCAACGAGAACAACAGCGAAGCCACTTTCGCCTACGACCCCGTAGGCCGTTTGCTCAAGGAGACGGGCTTTGACAAGCAGGCCACCGACTATCTCTACGACAACGGCAGTGACTTGCCTACCCGTCGCCTCGATGGCGACCGCATTACCCACTTCGACTACGACCCCATGGGCCGTTTGGTCGAAAGCAACGCTGGGCAGCGTGGCGGCAAAGAGTGGGAAACCGAAACCTTCGCTTACGACGGCAACGGCAGACTGCTGCTCGCCGAGAACAAGGACTGCAAACTGCAGTGGTTCTACGATCTTGCGGGTAACAATACCCGTGAGCACCAGCACTTCAAGTACATGCAGCAGCCGAAGGTCGCCGTGTTCACCCACGAATACGACGCCCTCAACCTGCGGATTGCCACCACACGCCCTGATGGTCATCGCGTCAGTTGGCTCACCTATGGCAGCGGGCACCTGCTTGGCCTCAAGTTCGATGATCGCGAACTGCTCAGCTACCAGCGGGACGATCTGCATCGGGAGATCGGCCGAGAGCAAGGCAATGGGCTGATCCAGCGTCAAACCTGGACCGCGAATGGCCAGTTGCTCGAACAAACCTTGGTGCATCGTGGTGCCACCAGACGCATTGCGGCTCGCAATTATCGATACGACGAAAGCGGCCAGCTTACCCACGTCAACGACCTGAACCGGGGTGACACGTACTACCGTTACGATCCCGTGGGCCGGTTAATCGAAGCCAGGCTCAACTACAACAAGGAAACATTCGCCTTCGACCCGGCGAGCAACCTGCTGGACCCCGACGCGCCACCGGGACCGAACCCGCACTCACCGCGCAAGATCAACGACAACGTGCTCCGCAGCTACTGCGGCACGCAATATCGCTACGATGAACGTGGCAACCTGCAGGAGCGAATCGAGAACGGCAAGACAGGTCACTTCATGTGGGACCTCTACAATCGGCTACGGCGTTATGAAGATGATCGGCTGATCGTCAGTTTCGCCTATGACGCATTGGGCCGGCGCCTGTACAAAAACTCGCGTTCGAAATATCGAGATCGCCCGCAAGCAGGGCCCGTGTGGAACGAAAATGCGCGACGGCAGCGGGACGAAGAGCTGGGGTGCGGCTTTACGTGGTACACGTGGGACGGCGACACGCTTGCCACGGAGTGTCGTGATCAGGAGGAGCTTGGCGGCAGCACCACTCACTATGTGTTTGAGCCGGGGGCGTTCATACCTGTAGCCCAGGCTGTCATTAACTCAACACTGGAGCTTCTGCCACAGCCCATTTATGGTGATTATTACAGCATCGACCGGGATCCGGTCTGGCTACACACGCCGATAGCAACGCCAATTGAGGCATTCGCTTGGTATCAGTGTGATCAGTTGGGTACGCCCATGGAACTCATTGACGATGAAGGGAAGTTGGCCTGGAGCGGCATATATAAGTCGTGGGGCTCTACAGAAGAAACGCGAAGTGATAAAGCCAAGCGGGCAAACATCCACAATATGTTACGCTTCCAAGGACAGTATTTTGACGTCGAGACAGGACTGCATTACAACAGGCATAGGTACTACGATACGAATTTGGGCCGCTTCATCAGCACGGATCCTATTGGATTCGCTGGAGATTTGAATGTCTACACTTATACTCCTAATCCTACACAGTGGTCGGACCCTCTCGGGCTGGCCCGAGTCCCCCCTCCAGCACCGGGTCGACCTACACTGGAGAATACAGGCGGCAAGTTCATCCCAGGACCTGGAAGTGGTCATTACAAGTATTGGCCTCAATGTAACTGCAAAGGATATAAGGACAAGGGCGGGGATATATGGGAGCCAACAGATCATAACGGGACGCATGCACCGCATTGGGACCGACAGCACCCAGACGGAACACACACACCAACTTACCCAGTAAAGACAAAAGGACAGAAATGA
- a CDS encoding colicin E3/pyocin S6 family cytotoxin: MGQWLILTSTQTNGWQSSFAAPSSLPGFPEAARARPKTPVQGGGVLRKRWRLPDGCICEWDSRHGEVEKYDRRGRHLGAYDPETGNPTPSKNPKPVRRVKP; encoded by the coding sequence TTGGGTCAATGGCTGATACTAACCTCGACGCAAACCAATGGCTGGCAAAGTAGTTTTGCCGCACCATCAAGCCTACCAGGCTTTCCCGAGGCAGCTAGGGCACGACCAAAAACACCCGTTCAGGGAGGAGGTGTATTAAGAAAACGTTGGAGGCTTCCCGACGGCTGTATCTGCGAATGGGACTCACGACATGGCGAAGTTGAAAAATATGATCGCCGCGGCCGTCACCTTGGCGCTTATGATCCTGAAACAGGTAATCCGACACCATCTAAAAA
- a CDS encoding DUF6756 family protein: protein MTDLNIPIALIKSEDSMNATNLTLFDELSLAFSKQGLPYEEPKNKEALLLDIEDKFVRGKPRAWWLSFSTKPTIQVFDDNSAPMHLSELAPASTKDIWLIVDEDNENKYIFSAPLEKVPHILDECRYFEYYIVDKELTWILAENDHGDLLLSEINEKKIDHHSLTATALRQHSINT, encoded by the coding sequence ATGACGGACCTCAACATCCCCATCGCTCTGATCAAAAGTGAAGACTCAATGAACGCTACCAACCTAACGTTATTCGACGAACTGTCCTTGGCCTTCAGTAAGCAAGGGCTACCATATGAAGAACCAAAAAACAAAGAAGCATTATTACTAGACATTGAAGACAAGTTTGTTAGAGGCAAGCCAAGAGCCTGGTGGCTATCGTTCTCAACAAAGCCCACAATTCAGGTTTTCGATGACAATTCCGCGCCCATGCATTTAAGCGAGCTAGCTCCAGCCAGCACTAAAGATATCTGGCTAATAGTCGACGAAGACAATGAAAACAAATACATTTTCAGCGCACCACTAGAGAAAGTACCTCACATACTTGACGAATGTCGATATTTCGAATACTACATCGTAGACAAAGAACTAACCTGGATTCTCGCCGAGAACGATCATGGCGACTTACTATTAAGCGAAATAAATGAAAAAAAAATAGACCACCACTCCTTAACAGCAACAGCCTTGAGGCAGCACTCAATTAATACATAG